In Rhizorhabdus phycosphaerae, the genomic stretch CGGCTTCGAGCAGGTTTCGGCGAGCCATGTCGTTGCACCCCTGATCAAGCTGATCGCGCGCGGCGACACTAGCGTGGTCGATGCCTATCTGTCTCCGGTGCTCAAGCGCTATGTCGATGGTGTCCGCCGGGCGTTGGGCGACGGGCCAGTGCCGCTCTTCATGCAGTCGAACGGCGGGCTGATCGAGGGCGACGCTTTTCACGGCAAAGACGCGATCCTGTCGGGTCCGGCGGGCGGCATCGTCGGCATGGCGCGGACCGCGCAGGCGGCGGGCTTCGATCATGTCATCGGCTTCGACATGGGCGGCACCTCGACCGACGTCTCGCTGTTCGCAGGCGACTATGAACGCGAAACCGAGACGCGCATCGCCGGTGCCCGCATCCGCGCGCCGATGATGAAGATCCACACGGTCGCAGCGGGAGGCGGATCGATCTGCCGCTTCGACAATGGCCGTTTCCGCGTCGGCCCGGAATCGGCCGGCGCGGTGCCGGGCCCCGCCTGCTACCGACGCGGCGGGCCGCTGACCGTCACCGACTGCAACGTCGTGCTCGGCAAGATCCAGCCCGATCATTTCCCCCGGCTGTTCGGGCCGGCGGGGGACGAGCCGATTGACCGGGCGGCGGTCGAGGCGCGCTTCGCCGCCCTGCTCGCCGAAGCCGGGACCGATATCGATCCGCGTGTCGCGGCCGAGGGCATGGTCGCGATCGCCGTCGCCAATATGGCGCATGCGATAAAAGCGGTGTCGATCGGCGCCGGTCACGACCCCGCCCGCTTCACCCTCGCCTGCTTCGGCGGCGCGGGCGGGCAGCACGCCTGCCTTGTAGCCGACGCCCTGTCGATCGAGCGCGTGATGATCCACCCGCTGGCGGGGGTCCTGTCTGCCTATGGCATCGGCCTGGCCGATCGCAGCGTCATCCGCGAACGCAGCGCGCCGCTGCGGCTGGACGATGCGGAAGGGATCGCAGCCGACGTCGAGGCGCTGGCAAGCGAAGCGAGAGCCGCCCTGCCCGAGGCGACCGACATCGTCGCGACCATCCTGGTCCGCTATGCAGCGAGCGATTCCGCGATCCCCGTGCCCTTGTCCGATGCGGCCACCATGCGCGCCGCCTTCGAAGCCGCCTTCGCCAGGCGCTTCGGCTTTCCCGGCCAGGGCGAGCCTATGGTCGACGCGATCCGGGTCGAGGCGCTGGTCAAAGGCGCGACGGGCGCGGAAGCGGTGGCGCCGCTGCCGCTCGCGACGCCCCTGCCGCTCGCGACCGTCCGCTGCTGGATGGACGGCGCCGAGCGCGAAACGCCGCTGCTCGACCGCGAGGCGATGCCGGTCGGCTTTACGGTCGATGGACCGGCCCTGATCGTCGACCCGGTCGCGACCACCGCAGTCGAGCCGGGCTGGCGCGCAACGGTCGATGGGCTGGGCAATCTGATCCTCGATCGGTATCTGCCCCGGCCGTCCTCGGCGACCATCGGAGAAACGGCAGTCGATCCGATCCGCCTCGAAATCTTCGCGGGCATGTTCATGGCGATCGCAGAGGAAATGGGGGCGGCGCTGCGCCAGAGCGCCTCGTCGCTCAACATTCGCGAGCGGCTCGACTTCTCCTGCGCGCTGTTCGACGTCGCCGGCAATCTCGTCGCCAATGCGCCGCACATTCCCGTCCATCTCGGCTCGATGGGCGACAGCATCCGCACGATCATAGCGCGGCGCGGCGAAGCGCGCGATGGACGCGGCATGAAGCCGGGCGACGCCTATGCGCTCAACGCGCCCTATCAGGGCGGTACGCATCTGCCCGATATCACCGTCATCATGCCGGTTTTCGTCGAACCGGACGATGCGGCCCCCGCCTTCTTCGTCGCGGCGCGCGGCCATCATGCCGATGTCGGCGGCATCAGCCCCGGCTCGATGCCGTCGACCAGCCGGACGATCGACGAGGAGGGCATCATCCTCGACAATGTCCTGCTCGTCGACGCGGGGCGGTTTTGCGAGGCCGAGATGCGCGCGATCCTTGCCGACGATCGCTGGCCGGCGCGCAACCGCGACCAGAATATCGCCGATCTGGCGGCACAGGTCGCGGCCTGTACACGCGGGGCAGAAGCGCTGCGCGCGCTCGCGGCGAGCCAGGGTCGCGCGGTGGTCTCCGCCTACATGGAGCATGTGCAGGAGAACGCCGAGGCCGCCGTCCGGGCGCTAGTCCCGACCCTGCACGATGGCAAGGCGGCGGTGGAGATGGACAATGGCGCCATCATCCGCGTCGCCGTCCGGATCGACCGCGACGCGAGCGGGATCGAGATCGACTTTACCGGCACAAGTGCCCAACTGCCGGGCAACTACAATGCGCCGCTGTCGGTCGTGCGCGCAGCGACGCTCTATGCGGTCCGCCTGCTGATCGACCAGCCTGTCCCGCTCAACGATGGCTGCCTGCGCCCGGTGATCCTCCATGTGCCCGAGGGATCGATGCTCAATCCGCGCCATCCGGCGGCGGTCGTGGCGGGCAATGTCGAGACCAGCCAGGCGATCACCGACTCGCTGCTGCTCGCCTTCGGGGCGATGGCGGGCAGCCAGGGGACGATGAACAACTTCACCTTCGGCGACGCGACCCACCAATATTATGAGACGATCGCAGGCGGATCGGGGGCCGGACCGGGCTTCGACGGCTGCGCGGCGGTGCAGACCCACATGACCAACAGCCGGCTGACCGACCCGGAGATCCTCGAAAGCCGCTTTCCCGTGCTGGTCGAGCGTTTCGCGATCCGTGACGGATCGGGCGGGGCCGGGCGCTGGCGGGGCGGCGACGGCGCGGTCCGGCACATCCGCTTCCGCGCGCCGATGCATGTCGACATCCTCTCGAACCGCCGCCGCACCGCGCCCCCAGGACTAGACGGCGGGGGTGACGGCCGGCCGGGGATCAACCGGATCGAGCGCGCCGACGGTCGGGTCGAAGAGCTGCCGGCAACCGCGTCGGCCGAGCTCTCAGCAGGTGACCTGTTCGTGATCGAGACGCCCGGCGGTGGCGGCTGCGGCTCGAAGGACAGCTGATGCTGGTCCTGTCCGGCATCCTCATCATCGTCGCGGGCTTCCTGCTCCGCTTCAATCCGCTGCTGGTCGTGCTCGTCTCGGCACTGGCGACCGGGCTTGCCGCCGGAATCGGGCCGCTCGACCTGCTCGCCGCGTTCGGCAAGGCGTTCAACGACAGCCGCTATGTCACCGTCATCTACATGGTGCTGCCGGTGATCGGCCTGCTCGAACGCCACGGCCTGCAGGAGCGCGCACGGACGCTGATCGCCGGACTCAAGGGCTTCACCGTCGGACGGCTGCTGCTCGGCTATCTCGCCTTCCGCCAGATCACCGCCGCGCTCGGCCTCGTATCGGTCGCGGGCCATGCGCAGACCGTCCGCCCGCTGGTCGCCCCGATGGCCGAGGCCGCCGCGCAGCAGCAGAGCGGGGAAGACGAACGCGACGAGGAAGCGGCAGCAATGGCGGCAGCGACCGACAATATCGGCCTGTTCTTCGGCGAGGACATCTTCATCGCGATCGGATCGATCCTGCTGATGAAGGGCGTGCTTGAAGGCTATGGCATCTCGATCGAGCCGCTCCATTTGTCGGTCTGGGCAATCCCGACCGCGATTGCCGCTTTCCTGATTCACGGCCTGCGCCTGTGGCTGTTCGACCGGCGAAAGTCGCGGCGATGATCGGCCTCAACCTCGTCTATCCCTTCGCCGGGCTGATCTTTCTGGCCTTCGCCGCCTCGTCGCTCCGCGATCGGAGCAACCCCAAAAGGTTCGGCAATGCCGGCTTCTATGCCCTGATCGCGCTCAGCCTCGTCGCCGGAGACCATCTCGGCGATCTCGGCAACGGCGTCCTCGTACTCGGCCTTGTAGCCGTTGCGGGGTTCGGCCTGATGGGGCGTGGCGCAGCCGCCTCGACCTCGCCTGAGCAGCGCAGCGAGGAGGCCGCGCGGCGGCGCAACCGGCTGTTCGTGCCGGCGCTGATCATTCCCGCTACCGCGCTTGCCGGGACGCTGGCGTTCAAGCAGATGCCGACCGCCGTCGACCCGAAGCAGGCGACCCTCGTCGCGCTGAGCCTGGGCGTCATTCTTGCGCTGGGCACCGCCCTGCTGTGGTTCCGACCGCGCCCGATGACCGCGTTCGACGAGGGCCGGCGGCTGATGGACGGGGTCGGCTGGGCGGCGGTGCTGCCGCAGATGCTGGCGAGTCTCGGCGCGGTCTTCGCCCTGGCCGGAGTCGGCGAGGTGGTGGGCGGGCTGGTCGGCGCAATGATCCCACAGGGCAGCCTGATCGGCGCCGTGCTCGCTTATACGCTCGGCATGGCGCTGTTCACGATCGTGATGGGCAACGCCTTCGCCGCCTTCCCCGTGATGGCGGCAGCCGTGGGAATCCCGTTGTTGATCCAGGGCGCGGGCGGCAACCCCGCCATCGTTGCCGCGATCGGGATGCTGGCCGGCTTCTGCGGGACGCTGATGACCCCCATGGCCGCCAATTTCAATCTCGTGCCGGCCGCCCTGCTCGACCTGAAGGACCGCTATGGCGTCATCCGGGCGCAGATCCCGACCGCGTTGCCGCTGCTCCTGGTCAACATAGCGCTGCTCTACTGGCTCGCCTTTCGCTGACGCCGCCGGGAACCCACGCCATGACGATCGCCCTCACGTCCGCCCTCGCCTCCTCGTTCGCCACGATGACGCTCGGCCATCTCGGCCGACAATGGCCGTACAAGCTCGACCATGTGATGGCCTGCCCCGAAGACGTTCGCGCGCCGATTGATCTCCATCCGATCTTTCACGGCAGTTTCGACTGGCACAGCTGTGTCCATGGCTGGTGGCAGGTGATGCGGCTGCTGCGCCGTTTCCCGGGCCTGCCGCAGGCCGAGGCCATCCGCACGCGTGCCGATACCATGCTGGTGCCGGACAAGGTGGCGGGCGAACTCGCCTATCTCGCACGCCCGGCCTCGGGCGGTTTCGAGCGCCCCTATGGCTGGGGCTGGCTGCTCGCGCTGCACGATGAGCTGGACCACCATGAAGAGGATCGCTGGGCTGCGGCGCTCGCCCCGCTGGCGAATGCGTTCGCCGCGCGCTTTGCGGCCTATCTCCCCAAACTCAGCTATCCGATCCGGGTCGGCACCCATTTCAACAGCAGCTTCGCCCTCATCCACGCGCATCGCTGGGCGCGACGCCACGACCCGGCTCTGAGCGCGCTCATCCAGACCCGCGCGCTCGACTGGTTCGGCGAGGATCGCGGATGCCAGGCGTGGGAGCCGGGCGGCGACGAATTCCTGTCCCCTGCGCTCAGCGAAGCGCATCTGATGCGCGAGATTCTGTCCCCGGACCGTTTCCGCGACTGGTTCGACGCCTTCCTGCCTGTGGTCCCGGAGACATTGCTCACCCCTGCTTTTGTTTCCGATCGTAGCGACGGCAAGATCGCCCATCTCGACGGGCTCAACCTCAGCCGCGCGTGGAACTGGCGCGCCATCGCGTCGGCTCTGGCGCCCGACCACCCGGTTCGTGCGCTCGCCGACAGGGCAGCGGAGCGCCATATCGCGGCGGCGCTGCCCCATCTGGGCGACGATTATATGGGCGAGCATTGGCTGGCGAGTTTTGCCCTGCTCGCGCTCGACGATCTGCCGGACTAGGGCGGCAAGGCTCGATCTTGTTTCAATTCCGGGCGCGGCGCGGCTAGAGACTCGCCTGCCCGATCAGAGGAGACGCGCCCATGACCGCCCTGCAGGACCTGCGCTTCGAGCAGTTCCCGTTCCGCACCTTCGACAAGCTGCGCTATTCCGACACCGATCGGCAGGGCCATGTGAACAACGCCGTCTTCTCGACCTTTCTCGAGACCGGGCGGGTCGAGTTTCTTTACGACGCGGTGCGCCCGCTGCTGGCGGTGCAGGCCGCCTTCGTCATCGCCAATTTGAACCTTCAATTCGTCTCCGAGATACGCTGGCCGGGGCAGGTCGACATCGGCACGGCCGTGCTGCGTGTCGGCACCAGCTCGCTCGGCCTCTATCAGGGCCTCTTCCAGGACGGCCGCCGGGTAGCGTCGGCAGAGACCGTCATCGTGCAGATGGACGAGCAGACTCGCAAATCCTGCCCGCTGTCGCAGGAAGCCCGCGATTTTCTGTCACGTCACCTGATCACGGCGGACTGAGCGCGGTTCAGCCAAGAAAGTCGCGCAGCTGCGCGATGAAATCCGCGCGCCGGTCATGGTGGACCCAGTGGCCGGCATCGGCGAAC encodes the following:
- a CDS encoding hydantoinase B/oxoprolinase family protein, which translates into the protein MTWHFWIDRGGTFTDVVARDPAGHIVTAKLLSEDPERYDDAAVAAIRRLTGCPTGQLPPLEVRIGTTVATNALLERKGEPTLLAITHGFGDALTIGHQERPELFARAIRRAPPVHDRTVEIEERLSAEGEILRPLDLEAVRTAFRQAYEDGYRAIAIVLMHGYRYPAHEAALADLARDIGFEQVSASHVVAPLIKLIARGDTSVVDAYLSPVLKRYVDGVRRALGDGPVPLFMQSNGGLIEGDAFHGKDAILSGPAGGIVGMARTAQAAGFDHVIGFDMGGTSTDVSLFAGDYERETETRIAGARIRAPMMKIHTVAAGGGSICRFDNGRFRVGPESAGAVPGPACYRRGGPLTVTDCNVVLGKIQPDHFPRLFGPAGDEPIDRAAVEARFAALLAEAGTDIDPRVAAEGMVAIAVANMAHAIKAVSIGAGHDPARFTLACFGGAGGQHACLVADALSIERVMIHPLAGVLSAYGIGLADRSVIRERSAPLRLDDAEGIAADVEALASEARAALPEATDIVATILVRYAASDSAIPVPLSDAATMRAAFEAAFARRFGFPGQGEPMVDAIRVEALVKGATGAEAVAPLPLATPLPLATVRCWMDGAERETPLLDREAMPVGFTVDGPALIVDPVATTAVEPGWRATVDGLGNLILDRYLPRPSSATIGETAVDPIRLEIFAGMFMAIAEEMGAALRQSASSLNIRERLDFSCALFDVAGNLVANAPHIPVHLGSMGDSIRTIIARRGEARDGRGMKPGDAYALNAPYQGGTHLPDITVIMPVFVEPDDAAPAFFVAARGHHADVGGISPGSMPSTSRTIDEEGIILDNVLLVDAGRFCEAEMRAILADDRWPARNRDQNIADLAAQVAACTRGAEALRALAASQGRAVVSAYMEHVQENAEAAVRALVPTLHDGKAAVEMDNGAIIRVAVRIDRDASGIEIDFTGTSAQLPGNYNAPLSVVRAATLYAVRLLIDQPVPLNDGCLRPVILHVPEGSMLNPRHPAAVVAGNVETSQAITDSLLLAFGAMAGSQGTMNNFTFGDATHQYYETIAGGSGAGPGFDGCAAVQTHMTNSRLTDPEILESRFPVLVERFAIRDGSGGAGRWRGGDGAVRHIRFRAPMHVDILSNRRRTAPPGLDGGGDGRPGINRIERADGRVEELPATASAELSAGDLFVIETPGGGGCGSKDS
- a CDS encoding DUF969 domain-containing protein translates to MLVLSGILIIVAGFLLRFNPLLVVLVSALATGLAAGIGPLDLLAAFGKAFNDSRYVTVIYMVLPVIGLLERHGLQERARTLIAGLKGFTVGRLLLGYLAFRQITAALGLVSVAGHAQTVRPLVAPMAEAAAQQQSGEDERDEEAAAMAAATDNIGLFFGEDIFIAIGSILLMKGVLEGYGISIEPLHLSVWAIPTAIAAFLIHGLRLWLFDRRKSRR
- a CDS encoding DUF979 domain-containing protein encodes the protein MIGLNLVYPFAGLIFLAFAASSLRDRSNPKRFGNAGFYALIALSLVAGDHLGDLGNGVLVLGLVAVAGFGLMGRGAAASTSPEQRSEEAARRRNRLFVPALIIPATALAGTLAFKQMPTAVDPKQATLVALSLGVILALGTALLWFRPRPMTAFDEGRRLMDGVGWAAVLPQMLASLGAVFALAGVGEVVGGLVGAMIPQGSLIGAVLAYTLGMALFTIVMGNAFAAFPVMAAAVGIPLLIQGAGGNPAIVAAIGMLAGFCGTLMTPMAANFNLVPAALLDLKDRYGVIRAQIPTALPLLLVNIALLYWLAFR
- a CDS encoding DUF2891 domain-containing protein — translated: MTIALTSALASSFATMTLGHLGRQWPYKLDHVMACPEDVRAPIDLHPIFHGSFDWHSCVHGWWQVMRLLRRFPGLPQAEAIRTRADTMLVPDKVAGELAYLARPASGGFERPYGWGWLLALHDELDHHEEDRWAAALAPLANAFAARFAAYLPKLSYPIRVGTHFNSSFALIHAHRWARRHDPALSALIQTRALDWFGEDRGCQAWEPGGDEFLSPALSEAHLMREILSPDRFRDWFDAFLPVVPETLLTPAFVSDRSDGKIAHLDGLNLSRAWNWRAIASALAPDHPVRALADRAAERHIAAALPHLGDDYMGEHWLASFALLALDDLPD
- a CDS encoding acyl-CoA thioesterase, which encodes MTALQDLRFEQFPFRTFDKLRYSDTDRQGHVNNAVFSTFLETGRVEFLYDAVRPLLAVQAAFVIANLNLQFVSEIRWPGQVDIGTAVLRVGTSSLGLYQGLFQDGRRVASAETVIVQMDEQTRKSCPLSQEARDFLSRHLITAD